One stretch of Halapricum desulfuricans DNA includes these proteins:
- a CDS encoding Mrp/NBP35 family ATP-binding protein, producing MDEQEIRDRLATVEDPDLGDDLVSLGLVNDITIDGDTVSIDLALGAPYSPTETAIAESVREALADLDADVDLSASIDRGLEPHEQVLPNVTNIIAVASGKGGVGKSTIAVNLAAGLAELGAEVGLFDADIYGPNVPRMLGSDERPQATPDEQIIPPEKHGLKLMSIDLLMGEDAPVIWRGPMVDKVLQQLWEDVQWGELDYMVVDLPPGTGDTQLTLLQTVPVAGAVIVTTPQEVALDDARKGLEMFGKHETPVLGIVENMSSFRCPDCGSEHAIFGEGGGEAFAEEMSMPFLGQIPLDPAIREQGDGGEPIVFEDGETADAFRSFVEKTANNQGFLNRRRASEQ from the coding sequence ATGGACGAACAGGAGATCCGCGACCGGCTCGCGACCGTCGAAGACCCGGATCTGGGCGACGACCTCGTCTCGCTTGGACTCGTCAACGACATCACGATCGACGGCGACACTGTCTCGATCGATCTCGCGCTCGGGGCCCCCTACTCCCCGACGGAGACGGCGATCGCCGAGAGCGTCCGGGAGGCGCTCGCCGACCTCGACGCCGACGTCGATCTCTCGGCGTCGATCGATCGCGGACTCGAACCCCACGAGCAGGTCCTGCCGAACGTCACGAACATCATCGCCGTCGCCTCCGGAAAGGGCGGCGTCGGCAAGAGCACGATCGCGGTCAACCTCGCGGCCGGGCTCGCCGAACTCGGGGCCGAAGTCGGGCTGTTCGACGCCGACATCTACGGTCCGAACGTCCCACGGATGCTGGGCTCGGACGAGCGACCGCAGGCGACGCCCGACGAGCAGATCATCCCGCCCGAAAAACACGGGCTGAAGCTGATGAGCATCGACCTGCTGATGGGCGAGGACGCGCCCGTCATCTGGCGCGGTCCGATGGTCGACAAGGTGCTCCAGCAACTGTGGGAGGACGTCCAGTGGGGCGAGCTGGATTACATGGTCGTCGACCTTCCCCCGGGGACCGGCGACACCCAGCTGACGCTGCTCCAGACCGTCCCCGTCGCCGGTGCCGTCATCGTCACCACGCCCCAAGAAGTCGCGCTCGACGACGCCCGCAAGGGCCTTGAGATGTTCGGCAAACACGAGACGCCCGTGCTGGGTATCGTCGAGAACATGAGCTCGTTCAGGTGTCCGGACTGTGGCTCCGAGCACGCGATCTTCGGCGAGGGCGGCGGCGAGGCGTTCGCAGAGGAGATGTCGATGCCGTTCCTCGGGCAGATCCCGCTCGATCCGGCGATCCGCGAACAGGGCGACGGCGGCGAGCCGATCGTCTTCGAAGACGGCGAGACCGCCGACGCGTTCCGGTCGTTCGTCGAGAAGACCGCGAACAATCAGGGCTTTCTCAACCGGCGACGCGCCAGCGAGCAGTGA
- the moaA gene encoding GTP 3',8-cyclase MoaA, translating into MLVDGFGRELTEIRVSLTDRCNFDCVYCHNEGLGDTRGPMAPQDEEMSTEEVLRVLSVAADLDVEAVKFTGGEPMLREDLEEIVRRAPESMAVSLTTNGSFLPDRAEGLVEAGLERVNVSQDAVDPEAFAEITKSGAYDRVIEGVDAALEAGLDPVKLNMVVFEGTAEYIPEMVDRVAERDGLRLQLIEYMPEIAGHPEWAIDIERVHEWLAERADRIETREMHDRKRYFVAGDEGEGMVEVVDPVENETFCENCHRVRVTHDGSLKGCLNRPRVHPMGELTEPEIRAAFREVVADRVPYYGEFMIEDDGEWIRNDEYVGEQLVVEEAPITADDD; encoded by the coding sequence ATGCTCGTCGACGGGTTCGGCCGCGAACTGACGGAGATCCGGGTGTCGCTGACAGACCGGTGTAACTTCGATTGCGTGTACTGTCACAACGAGGGGCTGGGCGACACCCGCGGCCCGATGGCACCACAGGACGAAGAGATGTCGACCGAAGAGGTTCTGCGCGTGCTGTCGGTCGCCGCGGATCTGGACGTCGAGGCCGTCAAGTTCACCGGGGGGGAACCGATGCTCCGGGAGGACCTCGAGGAGATCGTCCGTCGCGCGCCCGAGAGCATGGCGGTCTCGCTGACGACGAACGGCTCGTTTCTCCCCGACCGCGCGGAGGGACTCGTCGAGGCGGGTCTCGAACGGGTCAACGTCTCTCAGGACGCGGTCGATCCCGAGGCCTTCGCCGAGATCACCAAGAGCGGTGCCTACGACCGGGTGATCGAGGGCGTCGACGCCGCACTGGAGGCGGGTCTCGACCCGGTCAAGCTGAACATGGTCGTCTTCGAGGGGACCGCCGAGTACATTCCCGAGATGGTCGATCGGGTCGCCGAGCGCGACGGCCTGCGGCTGCAACTCATCGAGTACATGCCAGAGATCGCCGGCCATCCCGAGTGGGCGATCGACATCGAGCGCGTCCACGAGTGGCTCGCCGAACGGGCGGACCGGATCGAGACCCGCGAGATGCACGACCGCAAGCGGTACTTCGTCGCCGGCGACGAGGGGGAAGGAATGGTCGAGGTCGTCGACCCGGTCGAGAACGAGACGTTCTGTGAGAACTGCCATCGCGTGCGCGTGACCCACGACGGCTCGCTGAAAGGGTGTCTCAACCGGCCGCGCGTCCATCCGATGGGCGAGTTGACCGAACCCGAGATCAGGGCGGCGTTTCGCGAGGTGGTCGCCGACCGCGTCCCCTACTACGGAGAGTTCATGATCGAGGACGACGGCGAGTGGATCCGAAACGACGAGTACGTCGGCGAGCAACTGGTCGTCGAAGAGGCCCCGATCACGGCGGACGACGACTGA
- a CDS encoding helix-turn-helix domain-containing protein yields MSGGRTSTEGCSDAAVSESRRALTVELAVEFDADARGCPIAVDCDASAPVEHHVIDDTCHVSCPSSEDGTAVRHRRVHVDGECVCRIVASHGCCPSLQAAADGGLIVRTNPADRATLRAMIEELRGVADAVRIRSLVVDDGETATRSELVSLQALTEIERETVERAILEGYYDRPRTVSFDDLATDLGITSSALSKRLASAESKIMRNLFEDRD; encoded by the coding sequence ATGAGCGGTGGCCGGACGTCCACGGAGGGTTGCAGCGACGCGGCCGTCAGCGAGTCGCGGCGAGCACTGACCGTCGAGCTGGCAGTCGAGTTCGACGCCGACGCCAGGGGCTGTCCGATCGCCGTCGACTGCGACGCGTCAGCACCCGTCGAGCACCACGTGATCGACGACACGTGTCACGTCTCCTGTCCGAGCTCCGAAGACGGAACCGCCGTCCGACACAGACGGGTCCACGTCGACGGCGAGTGTGTCTGCCGGATCGTCGCCAGTCACGGCTGTTGCCCGTCGCTACAGGCGGCCGCTGACGGCGGACTGATCGTCCGGACGAACCCCGCCGACCGGGCGACGCTCCGGGCGATGATCGAAGAACTCCGCGGAGTCGCTGACGCCGTCCGGATCCGGAGTCTGGTAGTCGACGACGGCGAGACGGCCACCCGGTCGGAGCTCGTGAGCCTGCAGGCCCTGACCGAGATCGAGCGCGAGACGGTCGAACGAGCGATCCTTGAGGGATATTACGATCGCCCCCGGACCGTCAGTTTCGACGATCTGGCGACCGATCTGGGCATCACTTCGTCCGCCCTCTCGAAACGCCTCGCCTCGGCGGAATCCAAGATTATGCGTAATTTATTCGAAGATCGTGATTAA
- a CDS encoding 4Fe-4S ferredoxin N-terminal domain-containing protein: protein MNDTADTREEMASVLDDEDWQRTVEDILEDGPHSTELGKMMGRDAVRVSIGEMSEQAFHEKYHDAVLEEFGVDERPTGSEGSDE from the coding sequence GTGAACGACACTGCGGACACTCGCGAGGAGATGGCGAGTGTGCTAGACGACGAGGACTGGCAACGGACAGTCGAGGACATTCTCGAGGACGGCCCGCACAGCACGGAACTGGGGAAGATGATGGGCCGGGACGCCGTTCGAGTCAGCATCGGGGAGATGTCCGAACAGGCGTTCCACGAGAAGTATCACGACGCCGTCCTCGAGGAGTTCGGCGTCGACGAACGACCCACTGGGTCGGAGGGATCCGATGAGTGA
- a CDS encoding molybdopterin-dependent oxidoreductase, translated as MSEQDGVSRRSVLLGAGAAAGALGLGGSRLTSLSVDPAAASVEQFLDRNDVLHGYCSPNCRGKCQMDVYVRDGQIRKVEPKVPDNPDYKRSCTLGLSHMQRAYNPTRLKYPMKRTDWSPGDPNPTGRGPDAEFERIEWDEALDYVADEMLRVREEYSPESVYFELGSGTDGIGATVYSRLAGAFGGTMKAWSIDINVGLGFRRVTGAGYFNTPTNQATDIENANTIVIWGGNIFESRFQMDASKVLDAKQNGAKIVVVDPAYNTTTAKGDLWLPVKPGRDGHLAMAMIYTAFEEDYLDEQFLRERTLGPALVREDGSLLKTADVFDDGDEETPVALDEESGEPVALEPETYGEYALFGEYEVDGETVTTGLTEIREAAADYAPEEMAEYVGVDAENIRQTVRWLGTRGPGGILTGLGVDRYVYGHIFGQAYAILLALLGQYGMSGCVTGGITQGGGFASDYGAVEGAPGPRSLQQKGILSAMAGDDEKPIKAMYAMASNFTANQMPDRQAWLDALENVDMVAVADMQHTPNVQHADIVLPASHWFEREDIAGTWTQPHVRYREPAHEPLWESKSDHWMLVRLAERLGYGEHFDRDRETTLQKVLDAEDRFTLEDLREKGTFFDDSAPEIIWQGEFNTPSGRLELYDEDAPTENGTSLEVPVPMESRTSPDHELAEEYPLTFLQKHSRWRIHSQFGRMPYLRQIETEPVVDINPSDAEDRDIEDGEYVRIYNDRGELVVKARYNEGYRPGMVNVNQGWWADDYVRGHHNDLTHTDVSDAIENFAFYDTRVEVEPAPDDIDTSQYTDPDRAPWLGGSNDGGDN; from the coding sequence ATGAGTGAGCAAGACGGCGTCAGCCGACGGTCGGTCCTTCTGGGGGCCGGTGCCGCCGCGGGTGCGCTGGGACTTGGCGGCAGCCGTCTCACGTCGCTGTCAGTCGATCCGGCCGCAGCGAGCGTCGAACAGTTCCTCGATCGCAACGACGTGTTGCACGGCTACTGTTCGCCGAACTGCCGGGGCAAGTGCCAGATGGACGTGTACGTCCGCGACGGCCAGATCCGAAAGGTCGAGCCCAAAGTCCCCGACAACCCGGACTACAAGCGGTCGTGCACGCTCGGGCTCAGCCACATGCAGCGAGCCTACAATCCGACGCGACTGAAGTACCCGATGAAGCGGACAGACTGGTCGCCCGGCGATCCCAACCCGACCGGTCGAGGCCCAGACGCCGAGTTCGAGCGCATCGAGTGGGACGAGGCGCTGGATTACGTGGCTGACGAGATGCTCCGCGTGCGCGAGGAGTACTCGCCCGAAAGCGTCTACTTCGAACTCGGCTCGGGGACCGACGGCATCGGCGCGACGGTCTACAGCCGTCTGGCCGGAGCGTTCGGCGGAACGATGAAGGCGTGGTCGATCGACATCAACGTCGGACTGGGTTTCCGCCGGGTCACCGGCGCGGGGTATTTCAACACGCCGACGAACCAGGCGACCGATATCGAGAACGCCAACACCATCGTCATCTGGGGCGGCAACATCTTCGAGAGTCGCTTCCAGATGGACGCCTCGAAGGTACTCGACGCCAAGCAGAACGGCGCGAAGATCGTCGTGGTCGACCCGGCCTACAACACGACAACGGCAAAGGGGGACCTGTGGCTGCCGGTCAAACCGGGCAGGGACGGCCACCTCGCGATGGCGATGATCTACACGGCCTTCGAAGAGGACTACCTCGACGAGCAGTTCCTCCGGGAACGGACGCTCGGACCGGCCCTGGTCCGGGAAGACGGGTCACTGCTGAAGACGGCGGACGTCTTCGACGACGGTGACGAGGAGACGCCGGTCGCCCTCGACGAGGAGTCGGGCGAACCGGTCGCCCTCGAGCCCGAGACGTACGGCGAGTACGCCCTCTTCGGCGAGTACGAGGTCGACGGCGAGACGGTGACGACCGGGCTGACGGAGATCCGGGAGGCCGCCGCCGACTACGCGCCCGAGGAGATGGCCGAGTACGTCGGCGTCGACGCCGAGAACATCAGACAGACCGTTCGCTGGCTCGGCACGCGCGGGCCGGGCGGCATCCTGACCGGGCTGGGTGTCGACCGCTACGTCTACGGACACATCTTCGGTCAGGCGTACGCGATCCTGCTCGCCCTGCTCGGCCAGTACGGGATGAGCGGCTGCGTGACCGGCGGGATCACCCAGGGCGGCGGCTTTGCGAGCGACTACGGTGCCGTCGAGGGCGCACCGGGTCCCCGGAGCCTGCAGCAGAAGGGGATCCTCTCGGCGATGGCGGGCGACGACGAGAAGCCGATCAAGGCGATGTACGCGATGGCGTCGAACTTCACCGCCAACCAGATGCCCGACCGTCAGGCGTGGCTCGACGCCCTCGAGAACGTCGACATGGTCGCTGTGGCGGACATGCAACACACGCCCAACGTCCAGCACGCCGACATCGTCCTGCCGGCCTCCCACTGGTTCGAGCGTGAGGACATCGCCGGAACCTGGACCCAGCCCCACGTCCGCTACAGAGAGCCGGCCCACGAGCCGCTGTGGGAGTCCAAAAGCGACCACTGGATGCTCGTTCGCCTGGCCGAACGGCTGGGCTACGGCGAGCACTTCGACCGCGATCGCGAGACGACCCTGCAGAAAGTGCTGGACGCCGAGGACCGATTCACGCTGGAGGATCTCCGCGAGAAGGGGACCTTCTTCGACGACAGCGCGCCCGAGATCATCTGGCAGGGCGAGTTCAACACCCCGAGCGGCCGCCTCGAGCTCTACGACGAGGACGCGCCCACCGAGAACGGGACGTCTCTCGAGGTTCCGGTTCCGATGGAGAGCCGAACGAGTCCCGACCACGAACTCGCCGAGGAGTACCCGCTCACTTTCCTGCAGAAACACAGTCGGTGGCGGATCCACTCGCAGTTCGGCCGGATGCCGTACCTGCGACAGATCGAGACTGAACCGGTCGTCGACATCAACCCCAGCGACGCCGAGGACCGCGACATCGAGGACGGCGAGTACGTCCGGATCTACAACGACCGCGGCGAACTCGTCGTCAAGGCCCGGTACAACGAGGGCTACCGGCCCGGGATGGTCAACGTCAACCAGGGCTGGTGGGCCGACGACTACGTCCGAGGTCACCACAACGATCTCACACACACGGACGTCAGCGACGCGATCGAGAACTTTGCGTTCTACGACACCCGCGTCGAGGTCGAACCGGCGCCGGACGACATCGATACGAGTCAGTACACGGACCCGGATCGGGCCCCCTGGCTCGGCGGATCGAACGACGGAGGTGATAACTGA
- the dsrO gene encoding sulfate reduction electron transfer complex DsrMKJOP subunit DsrO: MTKYGMVIDQERCVGCQACSTACIEENNVGLGQVWNRVLTEGGDSIETPSGSYPIDGSDGTASLSMDFQPTACQHCENAPCVKVCPVNATYTREDGIVEIDYEKCIGCRYCMAACPYNARVFNYDEPEHVPAEGTGNVPERSQGVVEKCTFCSHRVEEDLDPACVNACPADARIFGDLDDPDSTVSKYVDKYETHQLLEDLETSPNTYYVRGEMTPGRQRVGTELEGTARKDVSLPDGGERQ, translated from the coding sequence ATGACAAAGTACGGAATGGTGATCGACCAGGAGCGGTGTGTCGGCTGTCAGGCGTGTTCGACAGCCTGTATCGAGGAGAACAACGTCGGACTCGGCCAGGTCTGGAATCGGGTCCTGACCGAGGGAGGCGACAGCATCGAGACGCCCTCGGGAAGCTACCCGATCGACGGGAGCGACGGCACCGCGAGCCTGTCGATGGACTTCCAGCCGACGGCCTGCCAGCACTGTGAGAACGCTCCCTGCGTGAAGGTCTGTCCGGTGAACGCGACCTACACACGGGAGGACGGCATCGTGGAGATCGACTACGAGAAGTGTATCGGGTGTCGCTACTGCATGGCGGCCTGTCCCTACAACGCTCGCGTGTTCAACTACGACGAGCCCGAGCATGTTCCCGCGGAGGGGACCGGGAACGTCCCGGAGCGATCGCAGGGCGTCGTCGAGAAGTGCACGTTCTGCAGCCACCGCGTGGAGGAGGACCTCGATCCCGCCTGCGTCAACGCCTGTCCGGCCGACGCACGGATCTTCGGCGACCTCGACGACCCGGACAGTACAGTCTCGAAGTACGTCGACAAATACGAGACCCACCAGCTACTCGAGGACCTTGAGACGTCGCCGAACACGTACTACGTCCGCGGTGAGATGACGCCCGGCCGCCAGCGAGTCGGGACGGAACTGGAGGGGACAGCGCGCAAGGACGTGTCGCTGCCCGACGGCGGTGAGCGACAATGA
- the nrfD gene encoding NrfD/PsrC family molybdoenzyme membrane anchor subunit, giving the protein MSDIATDGRFGTQGTVWIAALAVLIVAGLGAWIYQLSEGLIMTGMDNVFSWGLYIMLFVYFVGLSAGALVVSSVPRFFRSDRYDSIAVLGGLLSFACIVVAGLMIVPDLGRPSRITGFLTSPDFRSPMVWEFLVVVAYGLFSAGYVWLLTRRDLAARGSRLAFGTADTEAGRERDRRLSLWAAGIAIPLALGLAAIDGWIFALQIGRGSWFNPLVAPMFVMKGLVSGLALLIVTAVLADRYTRFELPSRQVPQLGKVLAVFIAVHIVFLLGAERLPHAWAANFEFWTITSSFLVGDSLYFWLWTVVGGVLPLALLVAPSLHERTWAVVAASALAIVGTVFEGVNLIFTGYTDLNIGADPGVSVGRDYTGFGSDIWATAGTYTPTVVELVVSVGIVALGALIVTLGLRYLPVTPGETGGFGSSGGKPDTAVADGGDEPTGRDQ; this is encoded by the coding sequence ATGAGTGATATCGCTACAGACGGCAGGTTCGGCACGCAGGGCACGGTCTGGATCGCCGCGCTGGCCGTCCTCATCGTCGCTGGGCTGGGCGCGTGGATCTACCAGCTCAGCGAAGGGCTGATCATGACAGGGATGGACAACGTATTCTCCTGGGGGCTGTACATCATGCTGTTCGTCTACTTCGTCGGCCTCTCTGCGGGCGCACTGGTCGTATCGAGCGTCCCGAGGTTCTTCCGCTCGGACCGGTACGACTCGATCGCCGTCCTCGGCGGGTTGCTTAGCTTCGCGTGTATCGTGGTGGCGGGCCTGATGATCGTTCCTGACCTCGGCCGGCCGAGCAGGATCACGGGATTTCTCACGTCACCGGACTTCCGATCGCCGATGGTCTGGGAGTTCCTCGTCGTCGTCGCGTACGGGCTGTTCAGTGCCGGTTACGTCTGGCTGTTGACTCGCCGGGATCTGGCGGCTCGCGGGTCTCGACTGGCGTTCGGGACTGCGGACACCGAGGCCGGTCGGGAACGCGACAGGCGACTGTCGCTTTGGGCGGCGGGAATAGCGATTCCGCTCGCGCTCGGGCTTGCGGCCATCGACGGCTGGATCTTCGCGTTGCAGATCGGCCGCGGTAGCTGGTTCAATCCCCTCGTCGCGCCCATGTTCGTGATGAAAGGGCTGGTCTCGGGACTGGCGCTGCTTATCGTGACAGCTGTCCTGGCCGACAGATACACTCGGTTCGAACTCCCGTCCCGACAGGTTCCCCAGCTCGGGAAAGTGCTGGCCGTGTTCATCGCCGTCCACATCGTCTTCCTGCTGGGCGCTGAGCGGCTCCCCCACGCGTGGGCAGCGAACTTCGAGTTCTGGACGATCACGAGCTCGTTCCTCGTCGGCGACTCGCTGTACTTCTGGCTGTGGACCGTCGTCGGCGGGGTCCTCCCGCTCGCTCTGCTCGTTGCTCCGTCCCTGCACGAGCGGACGTGGGCCGTCGTGGCCGCGAGCGCCCTCGCGATCGTCGGTACCGTCTTCGAAGGTGTGAACCTCATCTTCACTGGCTATACCGACTTGAACATCGGAGCCGATCCCGGCGTGTCCGTCGGACGTGATTACACCGGGTTCGGGTCGGACATCTGGGCGACTGCCGGCACGTACACGCCGACAGTGGTCGAGCTGGTCGTCTCAGTCGGGATCGTCGCGCTGGGCGCACTGATCGTGACGCTGGGGCTCAGATACCTCCCTGTCACCCCCGGTGAAACTGGCGGGTTCGGATCGTCGGGCGGGAAACCCGACACGGCGGTCGCCGACGGTGGCGACGAACCGACGGGACGTGACCAATGA
- a CDS encoding TorD/DmsD family molecular chaperone, with protein MSDAANQSRRHVRAQGYAVLARCWRQPDADLIEAIDGGELDAIVPGLRAVSLGDLRAEHTRLFVGPKGPPCPPYESVYRDGDGEGPSNVLGPSTGAVVEWYRAYDLGLDPDWPDLPDHVATELEFAAHLLATEGDATLEQFLEEHPRQWFDRFLKTVRAETREPFYAELADATERVVLE; from the coding sequence ATGAGCGACGCCGCGAATCAGAGTCGCCGGCACGTGCGTGCGCAGGGATACGCCGTGCTGGCGCGGTGCTGGCGACAGCCGGACGCGGACCTGATCGAAGCGATCGACGGCGGCGAACTCGACGCGATCGTTCCCGGCCTACGGGCGGTCTCACTCGGAGACCTCCGGGCGGAACACACCCGCCTGTTCGTCGGCCCGAAGGGGCCGCCCTGTCCGCCCTACGAGAGCGTCTACCGGGACGGCGACGGCGAGGGCCCGAGTAACGTGCTCGGTCCCTCGACCGGCGCGGTCGTCGAGTGGTACCGGGCGTACGATCTGGGACTCGATCCGGACTGGCCGGACCTGCCCGATCACGTCGCGACGGAACTGGAGTTCGCCGCGCATCTGCTCGCCACCGAGGGGGACGCGACGCTCGAACAGTTCCTCGAGGAGCATCCCCGACAGTGGTTCGATAGGTTCCTCAAAACAGTTCGAGCGGAGACGCGCGAGCCGTTCTACGCGGAACTCGCCGACGCGACCGAGCGTGTGGTACTCGAGTAG
- a CDS encoding helix-turn-helix domain-containing protein encodes MNSTPEQTGAHTFDLVECSLYAEFDLRVEPIEWCPLVELEPPVEVQHQQFRGETCLLDVRTHDGEPRTVRITQECDCRCPSKALTDAGFLPRLTEVYPDRVRLGVHLGERAEVEDVVERLRSVAEQVTLRKLVRIGADSSVETTMDLTDLTDKQRETVTLAITRGYYRQPRRVSVGDIADELDISAAAVSQRLGAAESKVMRQVFDAFADGCE; translated from the coding sequence ATGAACAGCACTCCCGAACAGACGGGGGCTCACACGTTCGACCTCGTCGAGTGTTCGCTGTATGCGGAGTTCGACCTCCGGGTGGAGCCGATCGAGTGGTGCCCGCTCGTCGAGCTTGAGCCCCCTGTCGAGGTGCAACACCAGCAGTTCCGGGGCGAGACGTGTCTGCTCGACGTGCGGACCCACGACGGTGAGCCCCGGACAGTCAGGATCACTCAGGAATGTGACTGCCGATGTCCCTCGAAGGCGCTGACAGACGCGGGGTTCCTCCCGCGACTGACGGAGGTCTACCCGGACCGCGTCCGTCTCGGGGTCCACCTCGGGGAACGGGCCGAGGTAGAAGACGTCGTCGAGCGTCTCCGATCGGTCGCCGAGCAGGTGACGCTCCGAAAGCTGGTGCGGATCGGGGCCGACAGTTCAGTCGAGACGACGATGGATCTCACCGATCTGACCGACAAACAGCGCGAAACGGTGACGCTGGCCATCACGAGGGGATACTACCGACAGCCGCGGCGCGTCTCAGTCGGCGACATCGCCGACGAGCTCGACATTTCGGCCGCTGCCGTCTCACAGCGGCTCGGTGCCGCCGAGTCGAAGGTCATGCGGCAGGTGTTCGACGCGTTCGCCGACGGCTGCGAGTGA
- the heR gene encoding heliorhodopsin HeR yields MSTSETAATGAVRQPSARDTRLRLWNSVMAVLHALQGVAMVVLADEVLWPITRTRYGFNAETETIFPTTVSFIDANLPLLVAGFLFISALAHTAIATVLYERYIAYLDRGMNPYRWYEYAVSASLMIVVIAMLAGVWDLGTLVALFGLVAVMNLAGLLMEQRNESTAETDWTPYWVGVLAGIVPWFVIGITFIGTVTASGGEFPEFVIYIYVSIFVFFNLFALNMALQYLEVSRWRDYLFGEKMYVLLSLVAKSALAWQVYFGTLNSPI; encoded by the coding sequence ATGTCCACGTCAGAGACAGCGGCGACCGGAGCCGTCCGGCAACCGTCCGCGCGAGATACTCGGCTCCGCCTGTGGAACAGCGTCATGGCCGTGCTGCACGCTCTGCAGGGGGTAGCGATGGTCGTTCTGGCCGACGAGGTGCTGTGGCCGATCACGCGCACGAGATACGGCTTCAACGCCGAGACCGAGACGATCTTTCCGACGACGGTCTCGTTTATCGACGCGAACCTGCCACTGCTCGTGGCGGGCTTTCTTTTCATCTCCGCGCTGGCCCACACCGCGATTGCCACGGTGCTGTACGAGCGATACATCGCGTATCTCGACCGGGGAATGAACCCCTATCGCTGGTATGAATACGCCGTCAGCGCATCGCTGATGATCGTCGTCATCGCCATGCTGGCCGGCGTCTGGGACCTCGGAACGCTCGTCGCGCTGTTCGGACTCGTCGCGGTTATGAACCTCGCCGGACTCCTGATGGAACAGCGCAACGAGTCGACCGCCGAAACTGACTGGACGCCGTACTGGGTCGGCGTTCTCGCCGGCATCGTGCCCTGGTTCGTCATCGGGATCACCTTTATCGGGACAGTGACGGCCAGCGGGGGCGAGTTCCCCGAGTTCGTCATCTACATCTACGTCTCGATTTTCGTCTTCTTCAACCTCTTCGCGCTGAATATGGCCCTGCAGTATCTGGAGGTCTCCCGGTGGAGGGACTACCTCTTCGGCGAGAAGATGTACGTGCTGTTGAGCCTCGTCGCCAAGTCTGCGCTCGCGTGGCAGGTGTACTTCGGCACGCTGAACTCCCCGATCTGA